Below is a window of Colletes latitarsis isolate SP2378_abdomen chromosome 5, iyColLati1, whole genome shotgun sequence DNA.
AAATGAGTACAAATTAGAACAGGAATGACTTTCTCTTTTACTATCTCTTTCTAAAGAAGGAGTCCTCCGGCATACAATGACTTACGAGTTTCTTCCCATAAAAGTATTCTTATTTCATATAAGAATTGTATAATCAAGATGATAAATAGATAATGAACGAAAATAAGGATATCGTAACGATGTAATTATTATCCTGTACGTACGCGAAGAAATTCATGGCTTCACGACTTCATAAAAAAAGTAACAAAACAGAAAACGTGGAGACGATAACGGCCTTACTTGTAACGTTTTACTATTCCATTAAGAAAATTAACGATATTCTCCAACGACAGTTTAAATACTTGGCGCACATAAACCATAAATTTAAACGCACGTATATCTGCATATTCTCGATAATATTTTCAGCACTTAAAAGATCGTAGACTTCTCGTGTTCGAAAATAACTGAAAGTGAACGACTACTAAAGCATGCAATTTTCCAGCCATATTTAATCCTTTCGAAACAATAAACATATCGTGTCTCCCATATTTCACAGTTTATTGAAATGTTTATAATATTGTTTTGTTCACCAGCATGCCAGAGTCGTCCTCGCTGAGACGTTGGTCGACAAAGGCGTGGGTTACGTTGCCCAAACAGGAATCTTCATCACCCATTGCCCGGGCCTGTATCAATTCAGTTTCGCCGGTTATGGCAGTACCGACCTACGACTCACCCTGAAAAAGAAATTGAACAACTCCGACAGTTGGAGGCAGGTGATCAGCGTTGGTCCAGGAGGAGGCGCTAATCTGGTCTTGCTGGACGTCGAAGCTGGAGATCAGCTTGCCGTTTTCGTTGAGTCCGGAAAAATAACAGACGGTGTCTCGTTCTCCGGGTATCGAATCGCCAAGAAATAATCGACTTACCAGACAATCCATCCACGATTCTTTTCTGAGAACACCAGACACTATATTCGGAGGATCATCGACCACAAAACAGAACTACGCAAAATGTTTCGCGATCAGCCGGGATTCAACGTCAACGTAAAGTTGCTCTAACGAATCTTAACTTCATCAAGTTTATAATTTACGAAGAATGCGTCTGGCTATTGTCTAAATTGTTCCAAGGCTGATTACCGATCTACCTTCCAAGATTCTATAATCATCGTTACCTGAAATCGACCTGATGCTGAAGagtgcaaaattgaaaagtccCAATGTTCGATCGGAATTTGCTACAATTGTGAAttcgttatatttttttatgtttgcttttttaagatTAATCGCTCGATTGTAATCCAAGTTCGAGTTCCTAATTCGGAAAATGTTCGATCAGAGTGGTTTTTAATCTTCTCCACGAACTTAACGCTCTGTGATAGCCGTTTACCTTCGATCACTTTCTCTTACTGTCTCGTAATTTCATTGGTATCGTTGATTTCTTAACTACAATCGCATCGGCACGAATCAATGAAAGTGCGAGACACGCTAAAACTTCTTCCATCTCAGCTAAAAAAACTTCTTCTCTACTTTACCTTTCGTTTCTTCTAATATTTCATCTGTCTCTTCGTTATATCTTCTATATTTCAACAGGTAACCTTTACTTTATCCAAAAATACTTCCTTTTCCCTTTGTAAAAATTATACTATGCCTGTCGTCTATCTTTCACAATAGCTTCTACCTTGTCTATCTTTCGATCTCTGTTTCCTTATGTTTTCAATTTCTTCCCTTTATTTTCAACTATTTCGTTTACACTGCTAACTATACAATTTTCTCAACTACCTATCAGTATTACGATCTCAAAATTTACTGAGTTTGccataaaatattcttcgagaaAAATCTATTTTGCTTTCTACTTTCTTCCGTGACTCTTTCGTGCTTCTCTTTCTTTGCAAACCCTTTTTGTGTTCCTCACTCTCTCTTTTAATGCTTTAATTATTGTTACGTAACTATAACTACTCAGTCATTACTTTCTTCAGTGCTTCACTGTTTCGACAACAACCTTTCTCTACAATTTCTATACTGCTTACTATTTCCTTGCATTGTCAATTAGTTCGCGAATTTTCTTCGGTAGTATGAATCCCAATGCATTGAGGTACCTGAAATTTAACGTACTATTGTGTGctgtattttattttcatttttaggtGCTACTTTCCTCTCCTAATTTAAGCGATTACTCTTCTATTTTCTCAAAAAGTAATCTTTATTCTATCCTTACGTTTCCTATGCTCTACTGTGATCTTATTGTCTTTAGAAACTACTTTTGTAAATTGATCTCCAACTGAAATTTTTCCTATCGCTGTATTCTTCAATATTTTCGCGCTGCTATTCCTAATTCTTCATTTCTACCTTTTACTGTCTACTTTTCATATTTCTGCACCCTCTTTACACTCGCGTCTAGCTtctaatgtaaaaattatttttctgttcGAAATTACGTTCTAAATCTATTCTTCTATTCTATTTTCTTCTCGACTCAGATCTTTTATTGAAATTTCAACGTTAATTTCGGACCTGCTATTTCTTTACGTTTATTTCGACTATCTATATTCTACTTTCGACGCTCTCTTTTTATTTACGTTTAGCTTTCAAtgtaaaaaattacttttctatCTGTCTTTCTTAATCTATCCTATTCTATTCTTCTTTATTAAGAATACCTgttaaaattccaatttttttTACGTATCTGCTATATCTCGTCACCTATTTTGATATTTTCATCTTTCAACTCTCCCTTTTTACTTACACCTTGCTTCTAATGTAAAAATTCTTTTGTTATTGTATATTTCCTTTCTATCGTCATTCTTCAAATGttctaaattcaaaaattctatCAAAATTCTTTGCTTctctgttatttctatttcactTTAAATTCTGAACTTCGTTTCTTTCTAAAATTCTTTTTTGGTACTCTTTTCCTAGTCTACTGTTTCTAACtttcaaaatttcaatatttttcacgCTACACTATCTGTATACGTGTCTTTCTCTTCCGTGCTTTTATTTATCCCAGTTTACTTTCTTCGATTTTTACGGTAGCCTCGCtttaaaatttctttcattttctaGCTCTCTATGGCTTTTCTGTTGTTACGTTTTTGCTGTTTTCAAATCACTTTGTTATTTCGTTAGACgtttgtataaataaaattgaaaaaaattaaattcttaaattatttttgtttattttatgcTCTTAATTTTCTTGCTTTTCTAGTATTTCTGTTTCTTCTAGACATTTCTTCAAATGTTCTTCGTGCTGACCTATTACTCATTCTTTACGATTCTGTAAATACTACGTACAACTTCTTCTCTACCAATTATATCTTCAAATTTTCTACTTTGCTTTCTATCGTTTCTTCTTCAGTTCTCTTCTTCAAACCTTTGTTGTCTTTAAAACTATAAATTAAAGAAATAGAGAGAAATTTTGACTTCTTCTCCACGTCACCTCCACTTTTAAAATACTTTTTCCGATCTATTTCTTAGAAAATCATTTATTATACAGTCTCTCTTAAAGAAGATATTTCTGTCTttctatttctttaaaaaattctcTTTCTACGCTCACTCTCCATGCCTAAAGAAAATATTCTTTCTCAATCTCTAtttctatataaaatatttcttcctatctttctttaaaaaaattctctCACTACACTCGGCCTCCACTCTtacgtaaaatatatttttctcacTGTCTCATAAAAATACTATTCTTCTATCTTTAATTTCTACTCTCAAACAATATATTTCTTCCTTCTATCAAAGACATTTCATTTTTCCACTTTAAAAAAAGCCTCTTTCTACGCTAGATCTTTGTCTCAAACTATTCTGCATTCTTTCTTTCACTTCTATCCCCCACTTTCCTACAATTAAAAATCTTTGTGCAAAATCTTATCAGCCACGTCCTTCCCATATTTTCTTTTCTGCCTGAAATCTTTCTTCTCTGTCCTTCAGTCAAATTACCGTGTATTTTGTACATACTCTTTAACACGCTGAGAGATACGCATCTACTCTTCGTACGATAGCAACGAAAGTAACGCGCAGAGAAACGGAAGTGTTTCTCGTCACTTTCGATCTTGAAACCGCGTTTTCTCCTCGCTTCTCTCGCCTCTAGTCTAGTCTTCCCACCTATCGTTACCCGATCTACGCCACAGAAAACTCTACCTTACGAAAGAACAATGTGAACATTATCTGTGCAACTCTTTCTCACGTGCTGTGATTCTCAAGTGCTATAAGACGTTCGCGCGAAAATCCAAGACTACGCAGCGTCAATGCTGCTGTCGCTATTACTTGTCTCTGTTCTGCTAACGTCACCGTTCCACCTTTCGCGACAAAAGTAGCCAACTATTTCCTGTATCAGGGTAAACCTTTACTTTTAATTCTGTAAGCCGTGACAGTTGCATCGCAGGTCTTAAATTCAGTTAAAAATGTCTGTTTCGaaaaagataaataaatttaagacCGAGCAACCGTCACTAATGATCTGTCTATCTGTTTACAATAAACGATCGGTTCTTACATCTCTGTCTTTCTTTTTAAACATTCTACTCTGCCTATTCTCTCTACCTGTTTCACGATCTCTCTCTCGCTTGTTCTCTGATATTTTACCTAAATGTCGAAACGAATTGCAAAAGCTCGTCTACGCCGCGTCCCGCCGTGTCTTTCCACTCTACTCTAATCTGCATTCGCTATCACAGCAGTTACGTTGTCGAGAAGCCTCTAATCGAATCGCAATAACGCAAAAAGTTTGTATTCGAGTGTGGAAAAAgcgtgcgcgtggctgcgaacagtgtgttttttttttttatttctcccTCGTTTATTAAGCtttgatttttttttgtaaagttTATAATAACCCTGTAAACATTACCATCGTTGTTCAATAGAAAAAAAATGATCGAAAAATCTAATAGAAGCATGAAACAAACACGTCAGAAATTTCTTGCGAAATTCTCCTTGTTACGTTTAATTTGGATCGGTGGAATTGGTCAAATGCTGAGTTCCACGTGACCGCCTAAAACACTTTTGTAACCCTCGAGAACGGGGTGAACTTCCTCGTTCAGAAACTCGACCACCTGCTGAGGTGCTCTACCAACGAAAGTGGAGGGATCGAGGATCTCGTCCAGGCTGTCGTGGATCGGTGCGAAATATGGATCTCTCACGATCCTCTCGACTAAATCATTGTCCCTACCGTGTTGCTTTACTTCTGCGCCAGCTTCCTGGGACAGGACTCGTATTTTCTCGTGGCATACCTTTCACAGAACACGTTGCAAAGTGTAGTATCTATAACTATCAACTTTCCAGGTAGGTGTTGCATTTCCAATATCTTTCTCAATTAATTCTAACATATTTACTAAGCCAAGGACAGACTGTTTTCATTAAACGTAACAAGCAATTTATtctgtttaatgtttctgatTAACCCCTTCCCCTTCCCTTCCAGGCTGATACTAAACTGCTTTGCAACAgagattataagaatcgtgaccaATTCTTGTGACGTActgataggaactaaaactATCAAAATCTTCATCACGAATCAGACTCGTTGAAGTACGAGAAGGGGTTAATAGTAATCACTTTAGAACAGATAGAATAAGACAATTTAAAGAAGATGAAAAAAATATACGTTCAAATTAATGgggatataaataatattacgaAGTATTATATTTGTTCGATTCTAAGCATTTTTTTCAGCTTGGTATATTTACCTGTCGGTCGCCTCCAGCCTTCACCATCGCCATTATAACGTTTTCCGCGGACATGAATGGCAATTCTTGGGCCACGTGCCTGGCAATGACTTTAGGATAAACAACCAGGCCCTCCGTGATATTTTGAAGGGTCATCAGAATCACGTCAGCTGATAGAAACGCCTCTGACAAAGTGATCCTCCTGTTTGCCGAGTCATCCAGTGTCCTTTCCATCCATTGTGTCGCGAGAGTGTGCAAAGCATTGTTGGCCAACGTCATTAAATGACGTGCTATACTGCAACACCTCTCGGAACGCATCGGGTTCCTTTTGTAAGGCATAGCGCTGGATCCTATTTGGGTTGTTTCGAAGGGCTCCTCGACTTCTTTCATGTTTGCTAACAGCCTGATATCGCTGCAAACCTGAAACACGAGCATCTCGAATGATTAGTAATCGTTCCAATATTTTCAACGTTTTCGACCCATTTCATCTTCAGagaattattttcaaattcacGTCGAAGATATCCATGAACTTTTTTTGACCAATAATGTTAAGCATGTGTTGTATTAGCTGAACTCGAACTAACACTGACTCATGACGTGAACGATAATATAAAGTATGAATTTATGAATTGATCCATTCACTTGTCTATTAACTCTAGTCTCTTCTTTCGTGTAACACAGAACGCTtagtttttattttcaaaaacaaGATAAGAATTGAATATACGATTATTTACTTTGTAAACGGTCGAGCCCAAAGAGCTTAGAGCATTTAAGCACTCCACGTCGACCTTCCTGCTGTAGGTCTGTCCTGTTACAGGGTAGTGTTTCTCGAAACCGGCCATCTTGGTTACCAATCGATCTAGCTGCTTCACTTTCTCTCCATCGCCTGTAGAAA
It encodes the following:
- the C1q-vp gene encoding C1q-like venom protein; this encodes MVVWSVLLLAAAILTEAAVPDPPTSGITTVGSLKLATAADCAGVVAFSATQASVDHARVVLAETLVDKGVGYVAQTGIFITHCPGLYQFSFAGYGSTDLRLTLKKKLNNSDSWRQVISVGPGGGANLVLLDVEAGDQLAVFVESGKITDGVSFSGYRIAKK
- the Adsl gene encoding adenylosuccinate lyase, with protein sequence MSSSKVENSEYSDYRSPLATRYASKEMRYNFSDQHKFSTWRKLWVYLAKAEMELGLAITPEQIAEMESRIDDIDFDACAKEEKATRHDVMAHVHVFGNQCPTAAPIIHLGATSCYVGDNTDLMILRNGFDILLPKLANVLSRLATFATKYRDLPTLGFTHLQPAQLTTVGKRACLWIHDLLMDERALRRARDDLKFRGVKGTTGTQASFLQLFNGDGEKVKQLDRLVTKMAGFEKHYPVTGQTYSRKVDVECLNALSSLGSTVYKVCSDIRLLANMKEVEEPFETTQIGSSAMPYKRNPMRSERCCSIARHLMTLANNALHTLATQWMERTLDDSANRRITLSEAFLSADVILMTLQNITEGLVVYPKVIARHVAQELPFMSAENVIMAMVKAGGDRQVCHEKIRVLSQEAGAEVKQHGRDNDLVERIVRDPYFAPIHDSLDEILDPSTFVGRAPQQVVEFLNEEVHPVLEGYKSVLGGHVELSI